From Aspergillus fumigatus Af293 chromosome 3, whole genome shotgun sequence, a single genomic window includes:
- a CDS encoding putative GPI anchored cell wall protein: MHSAFIVLAALAAAVFVEGTDVQVFQAGPTTLPLHAVKASVVNANAVATTLAIKCEGNVCTPGDHCGLCSPFTITQGPSTYSVSAVYSASVGGVEETHTVVQDCDITSSTELATCTLSAKVEVSALGRKTATSSSATVTFHSDDIWYTPVLVTAGAEKLTASRATQSVSETTQTASTATQTAGNNDAVAVNAAPGNMGLGQVAVVVVAAAAIGLW; encoded by the coding sequence ATGCACTCCGCTTTCATCGTCCTCGCGGCTCTGGCTGCAGCCGTTTTCGTGGAGGGAACCGATGTCCAAGTGTTCCAAGCAGGCCCCACGACCCTTCCTCTGCACGCCGTAAAGGCCAGCGTCGTTAATGCCAATGCTGTCGCAACCACTCTCGCCATCAAGTGCGAGGGAAACGTATGCACCCCCGGTGATCACTGCGGCCTCTGCAGCCCTTTCACCATCACCCAGGGCCCGTCCACCTACAGCGTCAGCGCAGTCTACTCAGCCTCTGTGGGTGGAGTCGAGGAAACGCACACTGTAGTACAAGACTGCGACATCACCTCATCCACCGAGTTGGCCACGTGCACACTGTCCGCCAAAGTGGAAGTCTCGGCACTTGGAAGAAAGACCGCCACCTCGTCCTCGGCGACGGTTACCTTCCACTCTGACGATATTTGGTATACACCTGTTTTGGTGACCGCTGGCGCGGAGAAGTTGACGGCTTCTCGAGCGACACAGTCAGTGTCAGAAACAACACAGACAGCGTCTACAGCAACGCAGACGGCTGGAAATAATGACGCTGTTGCTGTAAATGCTGCGCCGGGGAATATGGGGCTCGGTCAGGTTGCTGTTGTGGTTGTCGCTGCCGCTGCAATTGGGCTTTGGTAG